Sequence from the Nocardia brasiliensis genome:
GTGAGCTGGTCGGGCGGTGCGCGGGAGACCGGTCCTCCCACAACTCTTCGTTGTCGACCAGCCGGACAGTACCGGAGCCGGACGGCGCCGAACCTCGCACCGGCGAACACGCCGACAATCGGGGGGCTCCCTTCCTGCCGCGGGTCTTGCACAATCGGTGCATGCCCAAGCCTTTTCTGCTGCTGCAATTGCGGCCTGAGCGTGCTGCCGCGGATGACGAATACCGCGCCATCCTGCGCGCAGGCGAACTCGACGCCGGTGACGTGGTGCGCGTTCGGATGGAGGAGGGCTTCCCCGATCTCGCCCTCGACGATTACGCCGCGGTGATCGTCGGCGGCGGACCCAGCAATGTCGGTAGTCCCGACGCCGAAAAGTACGACTATCAACGGCGCTTCGAGCCGGCTTTGAAGAAAATGCTGACCGAGATCGTCGGCAGGGACTTCCCCTATCTGGGTGCCTGCTACGGGTTGAGCGTGCTGGCGGACGTGCTGGGCGGCACGGTCAGCACCGAGAAATACGGCGAGACGGCTGGCGCACAGACCATCGAATTGACCGACGCGGCCCGTGAAGATCCACTGCTGCAAGGTGTTCCGAGCAACTTCCGTGCTTTCGTCGGGCACAAGGAGGCGTGCCAGGCCGTGCCGCCCAAGGCGGTCCTGCTCGCGGGTTCCGTCGACTGTCCGGTCCAGATGATCCGCGTCGCCCGCAATGTCTACGCCACCCAGTTCCATCCGGAACTGGATGGCGACGGACTCGCGCTGCGTATCGAAATCTACCGGCACGCAGGATATTTCGACCCCGACGAGGCCGACTATCTGACCCGGCTCGGCCACCAGGAGACGATCACCGCGCCGCAGCGGATCCTGCGCCGCTTCGTGCTCCGCTACGGCGGGTGATCATCGCGGTTCGGTGACCGTGCGGCGTTCGTAGCGGGCACTGGCGCGATCGTAGGCGGCGCGCAGGAGTCGACGGGCCGAATCGCTGGTCCGGGCAGCGGGATCGACGACGGCGACCCAGCCCGCGCTCGCGTAGGTCGGGTGCGGGAGGAACACGTCGGTGCTGCCGTAGTCGACGGCGTCGGGGATTTCCCGGGGTGAATAGCCGAGGGTGTCGATGAAAGCCTGTTTGCCGACCGAGATGTTGAGGCGGAAGGCGTCGGGGCGGTCCAGCCGGGAACTCTGATCGTCGGGATAGTCCTTGGTGACGATGGTGGCGACAGGCTGGGTATTGGTCGGGACGGTCCCGTCGGGGGAGTAGTAGAAGAACTTGTCGCCCCAAGCGATCTCCGGGGTGCCGTCGCCGGGACCGGGTTGCAGGATGAGGATGCCGTCGAGGTCGGTGAGCAGTTCGATGATCTCGTCTATGGTCATAGGTTCCAGCTTCTCATTCAAGTGCTTGTGTGGACCTGGACCATGTTGACGAGGAGATCTGTATGAAAAACCTCAACTCGCAGGTCAAGCGCACCGTCGACGTGGCGCGCCGGTCGGGGTACTCGGTGCAGCAGATCCGCAACCTCGAACGCGACGGGGTGCTGCCGCCCGCCGAGCGCACGCCGACCGGTCATCGCGTCTACGGCGAACAACACTTGCACGCCGCGCTGGCCTACCGTGCCCTCGCCGTGGGCACCGGACCTGTCGACGCCAAACAGATCGTGCGTGCCGTGCACAGCGGCCCGCGCGCCGAGGCGCTGGCCATGCTCGACGCCGCACATGCCCGGTTGCGCACCGAACGTCTGGAACTCGCCCACGCCAAGGCCGCCGCCGCGACCATCTCCGCCGAACCCATTGCGGCCGAGCGTCCTTCCGATTCGATGACCGTGTCGGAGCTGGCCGACGCCCTAGGCATCCGCCCGTCGACGTTGCGCCATTGGGACGCAGCGGGTCTCGTCGTCCCCGACCGTCACCGGTCCGCCCGCCGCTACACCCCGACCCAGGTCCGCGACGCCCGTATCGTCCACCAGCTCCGCAAGTCCGGTTACCCGATCCCGCACCTGCGCACCCTGCTCCCCGAACTCCGCCAAGCCACCCCCGACCTGCACGCCGCCCTTGCCGCCCGCGACGCCACCCTCACTGCCCGCTCCCAAGCCCTCCTCACCGCCGCCGCCTCCCTGCAAGCCCTGACCGCCCGGCCCCACTGAGCCGACGGCGCCAGGACTTGCCTCGCCGGTCGAGCGGCGCCGAGGGGCTGGTCGATGCGTTCAGATCTTGGTGGCGAGGAGTTCTCGGACCAGGGGGATGGCTTCGGCGGGGTGTTCGGCGCGGATCGGTTCGCCGATGGACTCGAATTGCCATACGCCGTCGGTGCGGTAGACCTTGCACATCACGAGGCCGGTGTGCGGGCCGGCGGCGCTCAGGTCGTAGCGGGCGAGTTCAATGCCGGACACGCTATCGATCAAGCGGCAGAAGGCGTTCTCGATCTGGGCGAAGGTCTGTCCCGTGTAGCAGGTCACGATGAAGATCGCGGCGGTGATCTCCGGTGTCATTCTGGTCAGGTCGACGGTGATGATCTCGTTGTCGCCCTTGCCTTCTCCGGTGGTGCTGTCGCCGAGGTGGCGCACCGCGCCGTCGCGCGAGATCAATTGTTCGTGGTATACGACGTCGACGATCTGATTGCCTGCGAAGAGCAACGCGGAGGCGTTGAGGTCGATGTCCTTGCCGGTGCCGAACCAACGTCCGGCGCGCACCGGATCCCAGCCGAGGGCCATGGTCACGTAATCGAGGGCAGCGCCGTTCTGGTCGCGAAGAGTAATGAACATCGGTGGCTTCCAACGTCGATCCGACCCGTCCCGCGAGCGCGGGCCGGGTTTGCCGACCAGACTTCCCGGCGCACCTACCCGTAAAGATGCCGTAAATATGCCGGTAAAGCAAATAGGTTACGTGCTAGCGGCAACTTCGATGGCGACGAAGTTTCGTGTGCTAACGTCCGAACGGGGCGGAGTTCGGGGAGCGTCCCGGGGAGTCGGCCCAGCGGACTGAGCAAGGGGACATTGATGTCTCGATTCGGCAGCATCCTGTGGCCCGCCGGTGACGCGGTGGGCGCGGCCGTCGACGCGCGGACGATCACCGACCTGAATCTCGACGAGATCTTCACCATCATCGCCCGCGCGGATCCGACATTGGCCAGGTATCTGCGGTCGCCGGTAGCGGACCTGGACACAGTGCTGTTCCGGCAGGAGATCTTTCGCGATCTAGCCCGCGCGGAGCTACGGGAGCTCTATACGAATTCGCGACGCAGCTGCGGATCGTGCGCGCGTTCTCTACCGCGTCGGCCGAACAACAGCACCGGCACACGAAACACCGGCTGTATCTCGACGCCGTGCTCCGTTACGGCCGCGCCTTGACGGCTCTCAGCGAAGCGCTCGCCGGGGTGACCACCGCATCGCGCGGCTTGCGCGGGTGGCAGAGCTATCTCGAAACGTACCTGGCCACAGCTGAATTCGAGTCGCTCATGGCTGCGGCCGCGCGCGTGCGATCCCTGCTCGACGCCGTTCGCTACACCATGTCCATCGACGGGCAACAGGTCTGGGTGACGCGCGAGGAGGGCGTGCACGACTACGGCACGACCATCGAGCAGGTCTTCGCGCCGCTCGTGCACGGCTTTCACCCCAAGCCCGCCGCGCCGGAAGTCCTGTCCACCACCGTGCACTACGTGGCGGAACAGCTTGTCGATCGGGTCGCCGAACTGTATCCGGCAGCATTCGCGGAGCTGGCGAATTTCTGTGCCGCACACCCCGATTTCTTCGCTGCCTCGGTCGAATCCTGCTATCAGGAGCTGCGTTTCTA
This genomic interval carries:
- a CDS encoding glutamine amidotransferase; translated protein: MPKPFLLLQLRPERAAADDEYRAILRAGELDAGDVVRVRMEEGFPDLALDDYAAVIVGGGPSNVGSPDAEKYDYQRRFEPALKKMLTEIVGRDFPYLGACYGLSVLADVLGGTVSTEKYGETAGAQTIELTDAAREDPLLQGVPSNFRAFVGHKEACQAVPPKAVLLAGSVDCPVQMIRVARNVYATQFHPELDGDGLALRIEIYRHAGYFDPDEADYLTRLGHQETITAPQRILRRFVLRYGG
- a CDS encoding DUF6194 family protein; the protein is MTIDEIIELLTDLDGILILQPGPGDGTPEIAWGDKFFYYSPDGTVPTNTQPVATIVTKDYPDDQSSRLDRPDAFRLNISVGKQAFIDTLGYSPREIPDAVDYGSTDVFLPHPTYASAGWVAVVDPAARTSDSARRLLRAAYDRASARYERRTVTEPR
- a CDS encoding MerR family transcriptional regulator, with protein sequence MKNLNSQVKRTVDVARRSGYSVQQIRNLERDGVLPPAERTPTGHRVYGEQHLHAALAYRALAVGTGPVDAKQIVRAVHSGPRAEALAMLDAAHARLRTERLELAHAKAAAATISAEPIAAERPSDSMTVSELADALGIRPSTLRHWDAAGLVVPDRHRSARRYTPTQVRDARIVHQLRKSGYPIPHLRTLLPELRQATPDLHAALAARDATLTARSQALLTAAASLQALTARPH
- a CDS encoding TerD family protein — protein: MFITLRDQNGAALDYVTMALGWDPVRAGRWFGTGKDIDLNASALLFAGNQIVDVVYHEQLISRDGAVRHLGDSTTGEGKGDNEIITVDLTRMTPEITAAIFIVTCYTGQTFAQIENAFCRLIDSVSGIELARYDLSAAGPHTGLVMCKVYRTDGVWQFESIGEPIRAEHPAEAIPLVRELLATKI